In Firmicutes bacterium ASF500, a single genomic region encodes these proteins:
- a CDS encoding hypothetical protein (UPF0073 inner membrane protein YqfA) — translation MHADLMTAQKAPLTIPKPRRRREVRDPYDGLRPWSAITHGVGAALALAGTALLLARSAAMGKWLYFGLFAVYGLSMVCLYTASTLYHCLNGSVAMRLALRKYDHCSIYLLIAGSYTPLCLTVLREAGGIPLMIAVWALAAAGTVLTIAKLSIPRWLTSAIYLFMGWLAIFAIVPIYRALPAAGFSWLLAGGLLYTVGGVLYAVKWPGRDNPRFGCHEIFHVFILLGSIAHFVMMYQVVLWL, via the coding sequence ATGCACGCTGACTTGATGACGGCCCAGAAGGCCCCTTTGACCATCCCCAAGCCCCGGCGGCGGCGGGAGGTCCGGGACCCCTACGACGGCCTGCGGCCCTGGTCGGCCATCACCCACGGAGTGGGGGCGGCGCTGGCCCTGGCGGGGACCGCCCTGCTGCTGGCTCGGTCCGCCGCGATGGGCAAGTGGCTGTACTTCGGCCTGTTCGCGGTGTACGGGCTGTCCATGGTCTGCCTGTATACCGCCAGCACCCTGTACCACTGCCTCAATGGCTCCGTGGCCATGCGGCTGGCTTTGCGGAAGTATGACCACTGCTCCATTTATCTGCTCATCGCCGGGAGCTATACGCCGCTGTGCCTCACCGTCCTGCGGGAGGCGGGGGGCATCCCGCTGATGATCGCCGTGTGGGCGCTGGCCGCGGCGGGGACGGTGCTCACCATCGCCAAGCTGTCAATCCCCCGGTGGCTCACCAGCGCCATCTATCTGTTTATGGGCTGGCTGGCGATCTTTGCCATCGTCCCCATCTACCGCGCCCTGCCCGCTGCCGGATTCTCCTGGCTGCTGGCCGGAGGACTGCTGTACACCGTGGGCGGCGTCCTCTACGCCGTCAAATGGCCGGGGCGGGACAACCCCCGCTTCGGCTGTCACGAGATTTTTCATGTGTTTATCCTCCTGGGCAGCATCGCGCACTTTGTCATGATGTACCAGGTGGTGCTGTGGCTGTAG
- the efp gene encoding Elongation factor P codes for MAMISASDFRNGVTFEMDGKVMQVVEFQHVKPGKGAAFVRTKMKNVITGGVTETSFNPTAKFEQAFVERKDMDYSYNDGDLYYFMDPESFEMIPIGKDLLGDSFKFVTENMTCKVMSYKGSVFGVEPPNFVELVVTETDPGFAGNTATNNVLKPATLETGAEIKVPLFVNPGDKIKIDTRTGEYLERCKA; via the coding sequence ATGGCAATGATTTCCGCCAGCGACTTCCGCAATGGCGTGACCTTTGAGATGGACGGCAAGGTCATGCAGGTGGTCGAGTTCCAGCACGTCAAGCCCGGCAAGGGCGCGGCCTTCGTCCGGACCAAGATGAAGAACGTCATCACCGGCGGCGTGACCGAGACCTCCTTCAACCCCACCGCCAAGTTTGAGCAGGCTTTTGTGGAGCGCAAGGACATGGACTACAGCTATAACGACGGCGATCTGTACTACTTCATGGACCCCGAGAGCTTCGAGATGATCCCCATCGGCAAGGACCTGCTGGGCGACAGCTTCAAGTTCGTCACCGAGAATATGACCTGCAAGGTCATGTCCTACAAGGGCAGCGTCTTCGGTGTGGAGCCCCCCAACTTTGTGGAGCTGGTGGTGACTGAGACCGACCCCGGCTTCGCCGGCAACACCGCCACCAACAACGTGCTCAAGCCCGCCACCCTGGAGACCGGCGCTGAGATCAAGGTCCCCCTGTTCGTCAACCCCGGCGACAAGATCAAGATCGACACCCGCACCGGCGAGTATCTGGAGCGCTGCAAGGCCTGA
- a CDS encoding IS1182 family transposase ISBcl1 has protein sequence MVDTESLVPPEHLLRQVDAAVDFEKLYEIVEALYSEEEGRRSIDPVVLFKIVLLQHLDGNVSLRGTLRRAQTDIAYRWFLRYTLSEELPHFSTVSYNFRHRFTSETIEAVFRWILEEAGSAGALTPAAVFIDGTHIKASANLKKKMKQEVPAAAKRYQEELLAEVNADREAHGKKPLDDEEEPPKAGGKKQDNTSKKKQARRKKEAKKQKTVTVSTTDPESGMFHKGEHKRCFAYEAHTACDKSGYVLETVVTPGNVHDSVAFDDVYDKLIQSFPEVETVVADAAYKTPHICKKVFRDGRVLSTAYKRPMTMKGGHPWWSYVYDEYYDCVICPEYHILSYRTTNRDGYREYRSDPTICAQCPTRHLCTKSKSFVKTVLRHIWKGYEELADDARYTPEYKQLYARRKETIERVFADAKEKHAMRYTVYRGLAQVSNWVRLKFAAMNLKKLARWKARKRFAPPSSTPSSYILFLINVVPYLASLPDRPFFDKLNQGPLRPLVFILTCKSPPRFGPPPPAGSAPPLRYLHDLL, from the coding sequence ATGGTGGACACAGAAAGCCTGGTGCCGCCCGAACATCTATTGCGGCAGGTGGATGCAGCGGTAGATTTCGAGAAATTGTACGAAATCGTGGAGGCGTTGTACAGCGAAGAAGAGGGCCGGCGGAGCATCGACCCAGTGGTGCTATTCAAAATCGTATTGCTGCAGCATCTGGATGGGAATGTATCTTTGCGGGGAACGTTGCGCAGAGCCCAGACAGATATAGCATACCGGTGGTTTTTGCGATACACGCTGAGTGAGGAGCTGCCCCATTTTTCCACGGTGAGTTACAACTTCCGGCACCGGTTTACTTCAGAAACCATAGAGGCAGTATTTCGATGGATATTGGAGGAGGCGGGCAGTGCGGGAGCACTGACCCCGGCGGCGGTATTTATAGATGGGACACACATCAAAGCCAGCGCAAATCTGAAGAAGAAAATGAAGCAGGAAGTACCGGCAGCGGCAAAACGATACCAGGAAGAACTGCTGGCGGAAGTGAACGCGGACCGGGAGGCTCATGGAAAAAAGCCACTGGATGATGAAGAAGAACCACCCAAAGCTGGAGGGAAGAAACAGGACAACACCTCAAAAAAGAAGCAGGCCCGGAGGAAGAAAGAGGCGAAAAAGCAGAAAACAGTAACGGTATCCACCACAGACCCGGAGAGTGGAATGTTCCACAAAGGGGAGCACAAGCGGTGCTTCGCTTATGAGGCCCATACCGCCTGTGACAAGAGCGGTTACGTATTGGAAACAGTGGTCACCCCCGGAAATGTCCATGACAGCGTGGCGTTTGACGATGTTTACGACAAATTGATTCAATCGTTTCCAGAGGTGGAAACAGTGGTGGCAGACGCTGCCTACAAGACCCCGCATATCTGCAAAAAGGTATTTCGAGATGGCCGGGTATTGTCTACAGCCTACAAGCGGCCCATGACGATGAAGGGTGGACATCCCTGGTGGTCTTACGTCTATGATGAATATTATGACTGCGTGATCTGCCCAGAATACCACATCCTGTCCTACCGCACCACCAACCGGGATGGATACCGTGAATACCGCAGCGATCCGACAATTTGTGCCCAGTGCCCCACCCGGCATTTATGTACAAAATCCAAAAGCTTCGTAAAGACTGTCCTGCGGCACATCTGGAAGGGCTATGAGGAACTGGCCGATGATGCCAGGTACACCCCGGAGTACAAGCAGCTCTATGCAAGGCGCAAAGAGACCATTGAGCGAGTTTTTGCCGATGCAAAAGAAAAACACGCCATGCGCTATACCGTTTACCGTGGTCTGGCCCAGGTTTCCAACTGGGTGAGGCTTAAATTTGCTGCCATGAACCTCAAAAAGTTGGCAAGATGGAAAGCCAGAAAGCGCTTTGCTCCGCCTTCCTCCACACCCTCCTCCTACATTTTATTCCTCATTAACGTTGTGCCCTATCTGGCTTCATTACCAGACAGGCCATTTTTCGACAAGCTGAACCAGGGGCCGTTAAGGCCCCTGGTTTTTATTCTGACATGTAAATCTCCTCCGCGTTTCGGGCCGCCCCCTCCAGCCGGGTCAGCGCCTCCTCTTAGATACTTACATGATCTGCTATAG